DNA from Thermomicrobium roseum DSM 5159:
GGTCACGGCCCGACGACGACGATCGGTCGCGAGCGCGGTTGGATCGAGCAGCTGGTCGCCAGCGGATCCTAACGCACGGCGCACACCAGGGGTTCGACATCCGCGAACGGCCCGATCACAGCCAGGGCGAAGCGTTCCGGCTGGAACAGTTCCTGTGCCAGCGCCTGGATCTCCTCGCTGGTGACCGCCCGAATGCGGGCGATGACTTCCTCAGGCGTCAGCACCTCACCGAACACCAGTTCCTGCCCGCCGATCCAGCTGGCCACCGCACGACTGTCTTCCAAGCCCATGACGATCCGCCCGACACGCAGCTCCTTTGTGCGCTCGAGTTCGTCATCGGGAACCGGCTCGCGCACCAGCTTCTCCAATTCACCCCGCACCGCACGCAGCGCGCGCTCAGCACGCTCGACGTCGGTACCCGTGTAGATGACCGCCTGCCCGACGTCGGCATACTCGCGGAGATACCCGTACACCTCGTACGCGAGTCCTTGGCGCTCGCGGATCTCTTTGAATAACCGCGAACTCATGCCGGAACTGAGCACAGAATCCAACATACCTTGCACGAAGCGACGCTCGTCACGGTACGGCAACGCGGGTAGCGCGAGGCAAAGGTGCGCCTGCTCGGTCGGTCGCTCGAGGAGTTCGATCGTCGGCCGTGCATCGCTCAGTCGAGCCGGGTGGGGATCAGCTGGTGTCCCTGGCTCCAGATCACCGAAATAGCGCTGCACGAGTTCGATCACCTGCTCGTGCGTCAGATCTCCAGCTGCAGCCACGACCAAGCGATCGGCCCGGTAATGCTGCTCGAGGTAGGCGATGAGTTCGTCGCGCGTGATCGCCTCCACTGTCTCTTCCGAGCCGATGATCGGCCTTCCCAACGGATGCCCGTTCCAGAGTGCCCGATCCACCAGATCGTGCACGTAGTCGTCCGGTGTGTCGCGGATGCCGTGGATCTCTTCGACGATGACATGCCGTTCCTTCTCGAGTTCGCCTGGATCGAACAACGAGTGGCGCAGCATGTCAGCCAGAACATCGAAAGCGAGTTCGAGATGCCGGCTCGGCACTTTGACCCAGTAGTCCGTATGCTCGCGACCGGTCGACGCGTTCATCATCCCGCCGACGCCTTCGATCGCCTCGCTGATCAGCACGGGATCCGGGCGCCGCTCGGTGCCCTTGAACAGCATGTGCTCCAGAAAATGCGAGATACCAGCCAAGCGATCGCTTTCGTAGCGTGAGCCGACCCCGACGTACACGATGACCGTCGCCGAGCGCACATGGGGCATCCGGCTGGTCACGATACGAATCCCGTTGGGCAGGCACGTCTTCTGGTAATCCATCCTTACCCGTTTCCTACCTCATCGCCGATCGATCGGCGACCTGAACTTGATCGAGCAGCAGCCGGAGCGCCGCTTCCGCCGACAGCTCGATGTTCTGCCAGCGGTCACCAGTGAATCGATGCTCTTCGACCACGACACCATGCGGCCCCGCGCAGGCAACGTAGACCAGTCCGACCGGCTTCGTCGCTGTCCCACCACCGGGGCCAGCGATGCCGGTCGTGGCGACCGCGTAGTCGGTTGCGAAGCGCTCTCGTGCTCCCTTCGCCATCGCCTCGGCACATTCGCGGCTCACGGCACCGACGGAACGGAGCACTTGTTCCGGAACACCGAGCAGCGCTTGCTTCACGCGGTTACTGTAGGCGATGACCCCACCGATATAGTATTCGCTGCTCCCTGGTACCGAAGTGAGGAGATGGCCGATCAGCCCACCCGTGCACGATTCGGCGGTTGCCAGCGTCAGCCGTCGCTCGACGAAGAGTTCATAGACGTAACGAGCGAGTGG
Protein-coding regions in this window:
- a CDS encoding M16 family metallopeptidase encodes the protein MDYQKTCLPNGIRIVTSRMPHVRSATVIVYVGVGSRYESDRLAGISHFLEHMLFKGTERRPDPVLISEAIEGVGGMMNASTGREHTDYWVKVPSRHLELAFDVLADMLRHSLFDPGELEKERHVIVEEIHGIRDTPDDYVHDLVDRALWNGHPLGRPIIGSEETVEAITRDELIAYLEQHYRADRLVVAAAGDLTHEQVIELVQRYFGDLEPGTPADPHPARLSDARPTIELLERPTEQAHLCLALPALPYRDERRFVQGMLDSVLSSGMSSRLFKEIRERQGLAYEVYGYLREYADVGQAVIYTGTDVERAERALRAVRGELEKLVREPVPDDELERTKELRVGRIVMGLEDSRAVASWIGGQELVFGEVLTPEEVIARIRAVTSEEIQALAQELFQPERFALAVIGPFADVEPLVCAVR
- a CDS encoding CinA family protein — translated: MPEHPLARYVYELFVERRLTLATAESCTGGLIGHLLTSVPGSSEYYIGGVIAYSNRVKQALLGVPEQVLRSVGAVSRECAEAMAKGARERFATDYAVATTGIAGPGGGTATKPVGLVYVACAGPHGVVVEEHRFTGDRWQNIELSAEAALRLLLDQVQVADRSAMR